One window of the Populus nigra chromosome 4, ddPopNigr1.1, whole genome shotgun sequence genome contains the following:
- the LOC133692614 gene encoding uncharacterized protein LOC133692614 codes for MSRMKTVGKPPLAKSPTRLRPRRSIRSESTTSQTPPGSLAKSQRPNRKWDMEESDLRPEYQSISWELRALAKMARGEFGNGESSNGGVGLSLSANSSPLFERGRFYEEYSVRRNERLKRKKGDTGNEVKTPCNLGVTIESSKRRDSKKLESLRKSVSAAYYVERNENSRYMLRSMNKENKKPPLPVYNYEKSVLASERKVTARKARKI; via the exons ATGTCAAGGATGAAAACCGTTGGCAAGCCTCCACTTGCTAAATCGCCCACCAGGCTGCGTCCTCGCCGTTCTATTCGATCTGAATCCACCACTTCACAGACTCCTCCTG GTTCTTTAGCTAAATCTCAGAGACCAAACCGGAAATGGGACATGGAAGAATCTGATCTCCGCCCTGAATACCAATCAATATCCTGGGAATTACGTGCTCTAGCGAAGATGGCTCGCGGTGAATTTGGAAATGGGGAGTCTAGTAATGGTGGAGTTGGTCTAAGTTTGAGTGCAAATTCTAGCCCTTTGTTTGAGAGAGGCAGGTTTTATGAGGAGTATTCTGTTAGGAGAAATGAGAGgttgaagagaaagaaaggagaCACAGGTAATGAGGTGAAGACTCCTTGTAATCTTGGAGTAACTATTGAGTCTTCAAAGAGGAGGGATTCGAAGAAGCTTGAGAGCTTGAGGAAATCTGTTTCTGCTGCTTACTATGTGGAGAGAAATGAGAATTCAAGGTACATGTTGAGGAGCATGAATAAAGAGAACAAGAAGCCTCCTTTGCCTGTTTACAATTACGAGAAATCTGTGCTTGCAAGTGAAAGGAAAGTTACTGCTCGGAAGGCTAGGAAAATCTGA